A window of the Cannabis sativa cultivar Pink pepper isolate KNU-18-1 chromosome X, ASM2916894v1, whole genome shotgun sequence genome harbors these coding sequences:
- the LOC115702445 gene encoding bidirectional sugar transporter SWEET9-like, which translates to MTAMNASHMAVIFGILGNAVSFVVYLAPLPTFYRIWSKKSTEGFQSIPYSVALFSAMLTLYYGFLKTNGFMIITINSVGTAIETIYLIVYLIYASRAIRIYTFKLVILFNIGAYGLILVSTSLIIPNRSHRVTAVGWICAVFSVCVFAAPLSIMRIVIKTKSVEYMPFALSFSLTLCAVMWFFYGLLVNDLFIASPNILGFIFGIAQMIIYLVYKNAKKDELPQFKLQELSANDVVRERTTEEEATTTTIAIVSVINSNESGVV; encoded by the exons ATGACAGCCATGAACGCTTCCCACATGGCTGTTATTTTTGGCATTCTTG GTAACGCAGTGTCCTTCGTTGTCTATCTAGCCCCACT gcCAACGTTCTACAGAATTTGGAGCAAGAAGTCCACCGAGGGGTTTCAATCTATACCATATTCAGTAGCATTATTTAGTGCTATGCTGACCCTATACTATGGTTTTCTCAAGACCAATGGCTTCATGATCATTACTATCAATTCTGTTGGTACAGCCATAGAGACCATTTATCTCATTGTCTACCTCATATATGCCTCAAGAGCAATCAGG ATTTATACATTTAAGCTTGTGATTCTGTTCAACATTGGAGCTTATGGATTGATCTTAGTATCTACTTCCCTCATAATCCCAAACCGTTCTCATCGTGTCACAGCTGTTGGGTGGATTTGTGCAGTGTTTTCTGTTTGTGTTTTTGCTGCTCCTCTTAGTATTATG agaaTTGTGATTAAAACAAAGAGTGTGGAATACATGCCTTTTGCTTTATCATTCTCCTTGACATTATGTGCTGTTATGTGGTTCTTCTACGGTCTTTTAGTAAACGATTTATTTATTGCG TCACCAAACATCTTAGGATTCATATTTGGAATCGCTCAAATGATAATCTACCTCGTTTACAAAAATGCCAAGAAAGATGAGTTGCCACAGTTTAAATTACAAGAGTTATCAGCAAACGACGTCGTTCGGGAGAGAACGACAGAAGAAGAGGCCACCACCACAACTATTGCTATTGTCagtgttattaatagtaatgaATCTGGAGTCGTATGA
- the LOC115722074 gene encoding zinc finger protein CONSTANS-LIKE 13 isoform X2: protein MDSERRRICDYCNDATALLYCRADSAKLCFTCDREVHGTNQLFTKHSRSQLCDACHDSPASIFCSSESSVLCQNCDWERHNPSLSSVHDRRPLEGFNGCPSVTDLLGILGFDDFDKKSLISNEERDGSSGFQPDDFLDLSLWDTPSIVSLDDFIVSGSSHNFQAMGIPPLPKNRNAVCGQYKEEVIAQLQKLAKIEPNTNFDNGDTTKFLNSFKSLVPEQSVQPGRACIDNAGAEPVTVPTYETPSCQWTIDGGETADQKVLVDKSFSSHLKRSYKDFEKHSEIDDTWCHVNDDGHNEQPQHPMNSRAFSDFQKVPSYELTSQEREGAISRYKEKRKTRRYEKCIRYESRKVRAENRIRIKGRFAKIDRAGQVGP from the exons ATGGATTCAGAACGACGTCGTATATGTGATTACTGTAACGACGCGACCGCCCTGCTATACTGCCGAGCAGACTCGGCCAAGCTTTGCTTCACCTGCGACCGAGAAGTCCATGGCACCAACCAGCTCTTCACCAAGCACTCTCGTTCTCAGCTCTGCGACGCCTGTCATGACTCTCCGGCTTCCATTTTCTGCTCCTCTGAGAGCTCCGTCTTGTGTCAAAACTGTGACTGGGAAAGGCATAACCCATCTCTCTCTTCGGTCCATGACAGAAGACCTCTTGAGGGTTTCAATGGTTGCCCTTCTGTAACTGACCTTCTGGGTATTCTGGGTTTTGAcgattttgacaaaaaatctcTGATTTCGAATGAGGAAAGAGATGGGTCTTCCGGGTTTCAGCCTGATGATTTTTTAGATTTGTCGCTTTGGGACACTCCTTCTATTGTtagtcttgatgatttcattgtTTCAGGTTCGTCTCATAATTTTCAGGCTATGGGGATTCCTCCACTGCCTAAG AATCGTAATGCTGTTTGCGGCCAATACAAGGAAGAAGTAATTGCTCAGCTTCAAAAACTGGCAAAGATCGAACCCAATACAAATTTCGACAATGGTGACACTACCAAGTTTCTTAATTCTTTCAAATCTCTTGTGCCTGAACAAAGTGTGCAGCCAGGAAGAGCGTGTATTGATAATGCTGGGGCTGAGCCAGTTACCGTTCCAACATATGAG ACTCCTTCATGTCAGTGGACCATTGATGGTGGTGAGACTGCAGATCAGAAAGTTCTTGTGGACAAATCATTTAGTAGTCATCTCAAAAGAAGTTATAAAGATTTTGAGAAACATTCAGAAATTGATGACACTTGGTGCCATGTTAATGATGATGGTCATAATGAGCAACCACAACATCCTATGAATTCTAGAGCCTTCTCAGATTTCCAGAAAGTGCCATCATACGAATTGACCAGCCAGGAAAGAGAGGGTGCAATTTCACGATACAAGGAGAAGAGAAAAACAAGGAG GTATGAGAAGTGCATCAGATACGAGTCCCGGAAGGTTCGAGCAGAAAACAGGATAAGGATTAAAGGGCGTTTTGCTAAGATAGATCGTGCTG GACAAGTAGGACcctga
- the LOC115722074 gene encoding zinc finger protein CONSTANS-LIKE 13 isoform X1 has product MDSERRRICDYCNDATALLYCRADSAKLCFTCDREVHGTNQLFTKHSRSQLCDACHDSPASIFCSSESSVLCQNCDWERHNPSLSSVHDRRPLEGFNGCPSVTDLLGILGFDDFDKKSLISNEERDGSSGFQPDDFLDLSLWDTPSIVSLDDFIVSGSSHNFQAMGIPPLPKNRNAVCGQYKEEVIAQLQKLAKIEPNTNFDNGDTTKFLNSFKSLVPEQSVQPGRACIDNAGAEPVTVPTYETPSCQWTIDGGETADQKVLVDKSFSSHLKRSYKDFEKHSEIDDTWCHVNDDGHNEQPQHPMNSRAFSDFQKVPSYELTSQEREGAISRYKEKRKTRRYEKCIRYESRKVRAENRIRIKGRFAKIDRAAGQVGP; this is encoded by the exons ATGGATTCAGAACGACGTCGTATATGTGATTACTGTAACGACGCGACCGCCCTGCTATACTGCCGAGCAGACTCGGCCAAGCTTTGCTTCACCTGCGACCGAGAAGTCCATGGCACCAACCAGCTCTTCACCAAGCACTCTCGTTCTCAGCTCTGCGACGCCTGTCATGACTCTCCGGCTTCCATTTTCTGCTCCTCTGAGAGCTCCGTCTTGTGTCAAAACTGTGACTGGGAAAGGCATAACCCATCTCTCTCTTCGGTCCATGACAGAAGACCTCTTGAGGGTTTCAATGGTTGCCCTTCTGTAACTGACCTTCTGGGTATTCTGGGTTTTGAcgattttgacaaaaaatctcTGATTTCGAATGAGGAAAGAGATGGGTCTTCCGGGTTTCAGCCTGATGATTTTTTAGATTTGTCGCTTTGGGACACTCCTTCTATTGTtagtcttgatgatttcattgtTTCAGGTTCGTCTCATAATTTTCAGGCTATGGGGATTCCTCCACTGCCTAAG AATCGTAATGCTGTTTGCGGCCAATACAAGGAAGAAGTAATTGCTCAGCTTCAAAAACTGGCAAAGATCGAACCCAATACAAATTTCGACAATGGTGACACTACCAAGTTTCTTAATTCTTTCAAATCTCTTGTGCCTGAACAAAGTGTGCAGCCAGGAAGAGCGTGTATTGATAATGCTGGGGCTGAGCCAGTTACCGTTCCAACATATGAG ACTCCTTCATGTCAGTGGACCATTGATGGTGGTGAGACTGCAGATCAGAAAGTTCTTGTGGACAAATCATTTAGTAGTCATCTCAAAAGAAGTTATAAAGATTTTGAGAAACATTCAGAAATTGATGACACTTGGTGCCATGTTAATGATGATGGTCATAATGAGCAACCACAACATCCTATGAATTCTAGAGCCTTCTCAGATTTCCAGAAAGTGCCATCATACGAATTGACCAGCCAGGAAAGAGAGGGTGCAATTTCACGATACAAGGAGAAGAGAAAAACAAGGAG GTATGAGAAGTGCATCAGATACGAGTCCCGGAAGGTTCGAGCAGAAAACAGGATAAGGATTAAAGGGCGTTTTGCTAAGATAGATCGTGCTG CAGGACAAGTAGGACcctga